The sequence below is a genomic window from Syntrophorhabdaceae bacterium.
ATTGCCTCAATGATAATCCCCTTAAATGCCTTTTCTTCGAGGACGGCGATCCCGGAGATCGTTGTACCGCCGGGCGACGTGATCATATCTCTCATGACAGTAGGGTGTATCCCTTCCTCCTCAAGCATCTTCAGAGTCCCTTTAACAACCTGCGCAGAGACGACCCTTGCCTTTTCTCTTGGGATACCGATTTTAAGACCGGCATCGATCATTGCCTCGAGAAAGAGAAGGAAGAATGCCGGCCCGCTTGCGCCAAGCGCCGTTATCGCATCCATAAGCTCTTCCCCGATCTCAACAACCTTTCCGAGGGGTTCAAATATATCTTTTACCTTTTTTACCTCTTCTTTTTTTACGATCTTATTATGGGCGATACCGATCACTCCCTCACCGACCTTAACGCAGATGTTCGGCATTGCCT
It includes:
- the proC gene encoding pyrroline-5-carboxylate reductase, encoding MKKIGIIGVGNMGESIIKALLKKGATKETIIFSEIKKERARAVKKSFGIRESKKLNELVKNTDYIILAVKPQDSRTVLTGIAPFLDLNKIIITIMAGVTTSNILSIVGKPVKIVKAMPNICVKVGEGVIGIAHNKIVKKEEVKKVKDIFEPLGKVVEIGEELMDAITALGASGPAFFLLFLEAMIDAGLKIGIPREKARVVSAQVVKGTLKMLEEEGIHPTVMRDMITSPGGTTISGIAVLEEKAFKGIIIEAIEKASKRAKELSL